catttacaggcaccaaaaaacattgtttccttgtctaaaaaaaatccaaaataaaaaaattcagccaaaaaaattccccaaatttctgaaaatttgcaaaaccttcaggaagaaaattccagtaatttcttaagttttcttttcaaaaaatcctccaaacttggcaagaaaatgttgtaaatattttccaaaaaaaaagagtaaaaatcttcaaaaaatgaataaaaatcttccaaaaaaaatcctaaaaatatctagtgatgacatatatttcagtaaaacttctaatattttctttaagaacattcacatgaaaatcaaccaaaatccagtgaatttcgctggattttggttgatttttatgtgaatgttctttagaaatatttttaactttttatttccacctaaaattgttcaaagatttcccaaaaatgttgaaaacgtggcCATCaggagtttcactgtgaaaatatacattttttcccccacattttcaaacgagtcaattttggaagaaaaaaaaatgccactatctccagacacatacaccccctgtctaaggttttaggacactttctcattcaaatcaaTTGGAACCTTTCCTAAAACGTTTGACAGGGGGTATATATGTGGTCATGGTTCCATGATGCCAATGTCATGGTAAAGACTGGATGCAGcaaatttacaaagaaatcattctaaactacatgtcagccttcaaagattggacttttcatagaacacttgatgtttttatatttcaactcACACATAATCTGAGATTCtttgatctacttgttcaaTATTAGAGGTTGTTCAGTCTTCTAGCTAGAtagatagctagatagatagctagataggccagtaatctcctaaattaattatgattaatcatcagagaatcactgaaaaGCTCTGCATCTAACAGGTTCCTGCAGCCTCGAGGGATCTGAGGAACGATTAAGGTGGTAATCGAGGAAATTCgacctgctgctcactgcctccatccagacgtctatccctctaccactgataattcatttaactgagtaaccactttgaatggtttaattaatttaccagtcacgtctgttaacgacagctttcctcttaatggattttgcaacgaagacactaaacaataacctggcaatagccagattaataattgtgtagtacttgatagtactccacaatatcaatctgggaccgcttcatgtaaatccgttcggaggaaagaggcacggattggacaatgcaacagtatgtcccgcctctgacaggtttgtttttagccaatcgcgggatcttcacaacgagcggagccaattggtagattaaactcttaccaaaacccgtaggtaaaaaagcacaaacatctttaccatccagaaatgcgcaaagagcCTCtcattgttcttccttcaaagaagcgataggagattcggctaaaactgacttaatagcagcatctacacgatcgttgtcctccgctgccatgtttgttttgatctactggcgcttggtgtcgtcttcacatccggatatcccgccccacacacgaatactgctgcgtgattggcccgtgccaacttggctctgtccgaacagtgaaagcgggagcggagcaagatggtttcttgagagatttgtgaactcacaaatatcgcgagaaatcaacttgctggcaaggttaactaaacaagaaattagacctgaattctgttaagccggatctcaaggactttaagtttgtggaggacttcttgaacttttactgaaccctgcacggagaaatcttcttggcaggggttcagtctgtgtccagtgtgcatacaCTGGTGTCGTTAtagggttccttgttggttggacgttggtccagactggtcaaagcagcactgttcaccattggcagagtgctgacaagtctgagagttttgtccatctgttccgttctgcttggaaaacaaacacacaaacagagaacgtcagtgtttcctgcagcactgaagaactgatgccttgcctgagaTAGAGAGCACCCCGAATGACATCTAAAGACACTTTTTCccgttggaatttaacattcagttgtacGATTACGTCAGAATTCCTAATCTAACCCACATtcccagattaacctggaccagatttctgtgtcaaacgaatacaggttagactgaacgatagctgataacgtgttaacagaattcaactgaccacagttgttcaaaacagttctgaaacaattttgcagcaatatccaaaatgatccaatacataattgtgtatacactgtgactgagaccagtctttacatacctcactgtgacactgattgaatgctttctttctggtgtggatctgctggtgtcgtTTCAGGGAATCCAAAGTtctaaaagtcttcttacactcatcacatctgtatggtctctccccagtgtggacacgttggtgaactttgaggtatgcaatgtagctgtagcgtttcccacactggtcacaaaagtatggtttaaccccagtgtgggtcacttcatgagcttttaactgtgagtaccGTACAAATGGTtcaccacagtgatcacatgcgtacacatcatgtccagtgtggatgcgttggtgacattttaagctctgttggcgcttgaaagttttttcacaggagtcacagtggtaccgctttctaccagaatgggggcattgatggatcaacaactgttcatgttgagtaaaagttttcacacactgatcacagtggaatggtttaactccactgtgaatgagttgatgactttttaagtgactcttcagagtaaaagcctttccacactgatcacagttgaatggtttaactccactgtgaatgagttgatgactttttaagtgactcttcagagtaaaagtcttcccacactgatcacagttgaatggtttaactccactgtgaatgagctgATGACTTGTTAGATCaatcttctgagtaaaagcctttccacactgatcacagctgaatggtttcactccagtgtgaatgagttgatgttttgctagagtactcttctgagtaaaagcctttccacactgatcacagctgaatggtttcactccactgtgaatgagttgatgtatTGCTAGagtactcttctgagtaaaagcctttccacactgatcacagctgaatggtttcactccagtgtgaatgagttgatgttttgctagagtactcttctgagtaaaagtctttccacactgatcacagctgaatgttttaactccactgtgaatgagctgATGACTTGTTAGatgactcttctgagtaaaatcctttccacactgatcacagctgaatggtttcactccagtgtgaatgagttgatgttttgctagagtactcttctgagtaaaagcctttccacactgatcacagctgaatggtttaactccactgtgaatgagttgatgttttgctagagtactcttctgagtaaaagcctttccacactgatcacagctgaatggtttcactccagTGTGAAGgagttgatgttttgctagagtactcttctgagtaaaagcctttccacactgatcacagctgaatggtttcactccagTGTGAAggagttgatgactttttaactgactcttctgagtaaaatcctttccacactgatcacagctgaatggtttaactccactgtgaatgagttgatgttttgctagagtactcttctgagtaaaagtctttccacactgatcacagctgaatggtttaactccactgtgaatgagttgatgacttgttagatcactcttctgagtaaaagcctttccacactgatcacagctgaatggtttaactccactgtgaaagagCTCATGACTTGTTAGATTACCCTTggtagtaaaagcctttccacactgatcacagctgaatggtttgtccacagtgtgaatacgtttgtgaattcttagctttgttgctgtgataaaagtcttgccacattgctcacaactgagggattcatctctttttgctgttgttgccgaaccatccttatcctcctcagaggtctgacatctcactccattgctgtgtttacatttctgtagcaaaagacaaagataaaaacagaagcagtgatggaagagcaatcatgaaaaaatttAACCTCAAAGTCTCAATTGcatgtagttggacatgaggctgaaacaagatcaagaatctgcagacatactagcagctttgtcattagaaacctagaaatgtgtcaacagcacactcaatgtcaacaaaagtattttcacaggccgacagttttcagctttctgcacggtacttttagaatattgggtagtaaaatctgtcgatcaccgtgaaaagcaaagcagagctgggactgatgggattgtaccaccaggatctcttgatccccagactttccgttaagttacattactggagaaatgtacaatatgaaaagcatacaacatcaatgtccagatttaggtcttaatggcagcagagtcaattcagaccaccaacactttctagtttctcctagaggatcagatgttgataccagtccagaaaagatctgtaattctgccactgaatgctggatttgaccccaacgacccaggcaatttgttgtgcagcagtgacacaagcgttcaccatcaaacaacaagagcaacaaaacagttaaaggaatagcaacgattaaaggaaatgtttataaatgtaaaaaaataagataaaacaattacaagtaaaataaaagccatttaaagaaaaatcaaacaaaacataagacagacagggacatcggcagcaatcttggtcatttagtcagacgtagtaaaagttttcaataaacggccactgatgtaatcaggtagaggacttttctttggtctgcactgtttgagacaccagattacattgcccacatcaaggaagggattctgtggagaggctgacatgaggcagtttttagtctcagcatgtttagcctTAAActcatgggagtcaaacctgacaaaaactgtttagactttgagccagctctaaatcacaattataaccactgagctgaactctctcattgacacattgagtcccagtgatcagattcatgccgtcccagactgaactgaggttgttcattttgagctgagactcaagtttgtctttgtattgtcttttgtgggtcctgatctcctactttaGTTCCTTCTGTCagttatacagatttagtgcatttccttctctgaagactgttttctttctgtacagtaggtctttaagcttttagaaagccatggcttagtgtttggatatagtttaacagtttttttcaggaataacactggtttcagTCTGTGaccagctgctcacaacatcagtcggttcatcaatatcagctgaggactccttaaacacgtcccagtcagtaacctccagacatccctgcagagtgtgacaaactttcactctgatgttctgcactttgccttgcttcagtacagtggtagacagggataaggaggatgcagttgtggtcagaggaacccagagaAGCACCTTTCACATTGTTGTAACAGATCAAAGATTTTGTCTCATCTCGTGGGTCATGTGACGTACTGATGgaagtctctcagtgtgtgttttagtgtgcagtggtctctggatgacctgatggataagcccacagggatttatttcactggcctttggacggatatagacaagtttcacaaatatctggGGAAATTTCTGAGGCAGATATGGATGGCagagtgaaacagaaagcagttctaagtcagtagtgcagtttctccaggacagtgtcagatttgcACCAGCGCTGTCCTTGTCCATTTGGAATACCCACTTGagcccaagctttcatttgctggctgatgttgcttcaatatttccacataatattctatcctcttgatgccatctattttgtgaagtgcaccagtccctcctgcagcaaaacactcccacaacatggtgctgccacccccatgcttcacagctgggatggtgtactcaggccatcctcagccagcatcttcacaaggtcgtttgcttttgttctggggttgatgagcacatttcaccccaaaacaatcctaaccttaaccaatctccatcttgagcagtaggatggcttgacattcccgtggtgttgatctgtgcatgtaattgtttggacagataaacgtcaaactacagcaatctggaaattgcacccaaggatgaaccacacctgtgggaccacaaatgtcttcctgatgtcttggctgatttcttttcattttctaatgTCGTCAGACtcgtcacacaaggaagcagtgtgtttgaggtgtgcctgaaaatacatcttaatctatcaaaagctttcaaagccaGGACATCATTATCTTTAAGGCATAGCAATCTTAGTGTTTGCAAACTTCTGACTgtgaagaaaataataaaaattctcaaaaaaaaaaaaaaaaaaaaaaatctctcttttgttattctggcatttaaagataattttggtcatcttaaccgacataaaacaggagaagcattgccagatttaatgtcagatcgtgtaaattaaaaaaaggattgtgtgtcgtttatacagtgtaagtaaacttctgggttcaactgtctgaatttcttgagaaggaaaaggctggtaaactcacaatgctcaaaagtattattctctgccaaagaaaatgctgctctttaccttcctgaacaacttgcttgaaaacaagacttttcttccgttacttatcttcatcaccatgtaagacattttcataaagtatgatcagcagctagttcagcctcaaacaaaaaacaagcagcttcctagcagtccaccattatatcctcagtacagctgcttctgcagagctacatctctccagccaacgtcacctggctttggtcggcccatctaaccaactggagcaactttacacATTTGAAATAACAAATTAATGATGAGTCATTCcgtctgaattcacagatggggttgcagcaccattttcaatttggctttggaagttagtggtgggagatcatgatttaaaaaaaaagctttatgtgcaaaattacaggcttatactcccagtagtttttgagttatggcattttcaaattttaataattcaggccaaaatgccctccccccaatcctcgcctggaatttttaggttttaaatgattatgtctctgcttctgggtatcacagagacttgaatttttttttccaagaaacaacacacacactcaggagaagtctctacagaggctagaagttgggactttgcatggctatagtaagaggatagatgagtttctgtgcaaatttgcagatctctaccacctgtgctactttgacttcagggtccttgaaaatcaggcacttttcatggggggcaatgttcagcagtccatatctctctaaaCAATGTGCCTAGAGGGCTCCCCCTGTATAAGTTataagccagtctggtctagagcaatactaaatggtgctaagacattaatctgtaagatttctgatatttttaacacccttaactCTACTCGCGAgtagtttttacaaataatttatatattttgggcaagcccccctgctctgtagagacttctcctgagtgtgtgtgttgtttctaggacatcaccaacatgtagagagcttggagaaaaaatttcaagtctctgtgatacccagaagcagagatataagtattttaaaacctaaaaattccaggcgaggattggggggggggcattttggcctgaattattaaaatttgaaaatgccataactcaaaaacggcTGGGAGTAAAAGCCTGTAATTCTGCAcataaagcttttatttatcctgatcttccaccaccagcacccacGGTAAAATCGAAGATGGTGCTGCAAccaccttcctgaatatttgATGTTTTGGGATGGAATAAGCCTGATAATAATGTTAGTgatatgtttctcactttttgtgaagatttcatttttcccccccttttcctcctctgctcctccgtcagactctcctcctcctgccgatcacctgtcacatcaaacacatcttcattaggataccactctatacacaagtgtcagagtgtcccatatgttcatcagccaacacagaggacacatttcaactcaatagttcacttttagctcttttcagtttcacctaaaactgatacaaatgaacttaaactgtaaaaaataaggaacacagacagaaaacagacatggaaaaagagaataaagaacataaagatgctgctgcaggtgattcaagacaggactgctggtagaaGAGGGGGGCTATAATTCTAAAAAATGCCGGGAACGAATTCAAATTAACCACATATccataaaaactacatttttcaacattattttgcatttagAGTTGGCTTCCCTTGGCTACTGGCACATATGTGAAAACCGCAGAGTCACGCATTTTTGCCTTAATAACACAGAGTTTATCATCAAGGTCATGTAGACCATTATGTGGCCAAACTGAATACATGCATTCAATTACTCATTTGACTGGTGAAGGTCTACAAGATTTAAAGGGAAACTTGCCACTTGATTGACCATTAAAAATACCAGGTTACCGTTTGACCTTTCCCAAAACCACAATTCTCCAAGTATAATGTTTGCATTGATGTAAGTCATATATAACTGTGTTTAACCACATGTTCTTAACATTTTGTCGATACAATGAACAAGCTaccatattttttttgtctccaggCAGGTCACACCGTGAACATCATATTAGCTTTGCAGCATCATTGATACTGACATTAACCACATTGACATACCAAAAGAAGCAGTCACTTAGGGTAGAGTAATTCAACCTGAAATCTTTACTCTATCACTTTTTGAAAAGGTGATTTGAATTATTTCATATCATTCCTTCTTTGAGATTTTTGTTATACTGAAGCTGACTAAAGACTTGGGCAAAAAAGATGCCTCAAGTGAATTCCGTAAAATAGGCCCAGTGGTCAAGATCATAGACAATATCACTGCAGACTGGAACAAACGCCAGCAGGATCTTAGAGCTGCTGGGCTTACTAAGAAGGAAGCTAATCTGCTGCATGTTGAGAACAGAAAACTCAGTATTTTGGATAGACTGAAGGACCAAGGTGGACCATTCACGGCAGCAGAACATGTTGATGAGTACCTGCAGAATACAGCAGATGACCTAAAGAGGAAGACCAAGAGAATGAAAGATGAAGTTATATATGCCGGAGATACCTCAGTATCACTACCCAGAACAAGCCATGTCTTCAGGATGTTCAACACTGAAGGTCGAAAGCGGAAGATGTTGATTCCTGAACAGTTTGGTGACAATCTTAAGGTTCTATTAAGCAAGACCAAGGACAGATCTACAGTGACACTGTCAGACTTTTGTTTGGCCCTAGAGCAACTTCCCTCATGTTAGATCAAATAGCTGAAAGAGAATAACCTTACATGCGTCGGGCATACAAGGATGCATATTGAATACTTCTGCAAAATAACGATGTAGTCATGCATTTCATAAACTGCCAGTAGCAACAAGAAGCCAAATCACAGAGTAATAACATTTAGATAGCTTCTTTATGGACAATAAAGGTTTATTTAAACTCATTCCCGGgtgtttttcctccaaaaaggCATTTATAGCCCCCCTCtactggtagaaaactgttcgtgctgtaagttagtgaatgtattttactgctcagtgttctgtttaaaggcagctctcactctctgttctttgtaCTCTCAcagtgtcaagtgtcctcccactttcaatgacaggtgattctcattgatgatttttctcagtttgtgcagtttccccacttaaaaaaggatgtttcatctacccagggtttgagcaggactccactcatcaatcagacagttgctttctttcttttccccctttcattttgcagtggttgcaaattcatgagatacagaggtggAAACTTCCATAAgtttagttgatagattaaggagaaaaacctttaaacagaacacaaaaggacaatgttcacattactgcattcagcaaatagtaacaaccgttcctcatggacattttcaccacattggcaaaAGCTGCtccactcaatttatgtttgtcaacctcaacaccacataaacttTAGTTAGTTAATAGTTTATTTCAGGCAATGACTTTCAAACAACATGATTTCAATGCAGGTATGATTTACACAACAGTACCTGGACAGGTAATACATGTGCTCACATAGCCCATATAGAGCGCCtgaaagggagtgggaagaagcaaacttatttaatcccaccccctTTTACATAAATTTTAGACATAATTTCAATGTCGCTTCCTGTTCATTTCTGCAACACAAACTCAAAACAACATGaatacaaatacagataaatattaGGTCAGGAATATTTGCTTTACTGATATAGAGatgcaacatttttaacttgTATGATGGagttctgttttgcttttgttgttgttgttttgtttgtgttgtgtggtgttatgtttatgttttatttatttattttccttaatTGCTGGGTAtggttattgttattattaatgcCTGATGTGATGATTCtttgttatcattattactattattattataatctttatttgtttttttctctctttatttttcttttttaaatcccaTTAATGGACATGGTAGTGTTGATGATGACGATTTTGACAGGAACAGGGTTCGGAATACGAAATATAGCCTGGTGGGTATGTGGTATGAATGATgggtatatgtgtgtgtgtgttttgttatgtattattttgtatgtttgtttattAGAAACGagaaataaatttgtatttaaaaaaagaaaaaaatattaggtGTGTGACAGAAGTATTTTTGTTACCATAGGCAACAGATACATTGCATCAATTATTACATACCAACAATGGTAAGAAATGTAATACCAACAATGGTAAAGAAGAACTGTCTCAGTAAGGGTGAAGGACAAAATACCAGCAATGGTAATGAACAATATACCAACAAAGGTAAGGAAACAAGCACACAATAACACAAGTACAACAAAATACTGATATCAAT
The window above is part of the Acanthochromis polyacanthus isolate Apoly-LR-REF ecotype Palm Island chromosome 6, KAUST_Apoly_ChrSc, whole genome shotgun sequence genome. Proteins encoded here:
- the LOC127534325 gene encoding gastrula zinc finger protein XlCGF26.1-like isoform X2, translating into MGYVSTCITCPGDRQEEESLTEEQRRKRGGKMKSSQKKCKHSNGVRCQTSEEDKDGSATTAKRDESLSCEQCGKTFITATKLRIHKRIHTVDKPFSCDQCGKAFTTKGNLTSHELFHSGVKPFSCDQCGKAFTQKSDLTSHQLIHSGVKPFSCDQCGKTFTQKSTLAKHQLIHSGVKPFSCDQCGKDFTQKSQLKSHQLLHTGVKPFSCDQCGKAFTQKSTLAKHQLLHTGVKPFSCDQCGKAFTQKSTLAKHQLIHSGVKPFSCDQCGKAFTQKSTLAKHQLIHTGVKPFSCDQCGKDFTQKSHLTSHQLIHSGVKTFSCDQCGKTFTQKSTLAKHQLIHTGVKPFSCDQCGKAFTQKSTLAIHQLIHSGVKPFSCDQCGKAFTQKSTLAKHQLIHTGVKPFSCDQCGKAFTQKIDLTSHQLIHSGVKPFNCDQCGKTFTLKSHLKSHQLIHSGVKPFNCDQCGKAFTLKSHLKSHQLIHSGVKPFHCDQCVKTFTQHEQLLIHQCPHSGRKRYHCDSCEKTFKRQQSLKCHQRIHTGHDVYACDHCGEPFVRYSQLKAHEVTHTGVKPYFCDQCGKRYSYIAYLKVHQRVHTGERPYRCDECKKTFRTLDSLKRHQQIHTRKKAFNQCHSENGTDGQNSQTCQHSANGEQCCFDQSGPTSNQQGTL
- the LOC127534325 gene encoding gastrula zinc finger protein XlCGF26.1-like isoform X1; protein product: MGYVSTCITCPGDRQEEESLTEEQRRKRGGKMKSSQKKCKHSNGVRCQTSEEDKDGSATTAKRDESLSCEQCGKTFITATKLRIHKRIHTVDKPFSCDQCGKAFTTKGNLTSHELFHSGVKPFSCDQCGKAFTQKSDLTSHQLIHSGVKPFSCDQCGKTFTQKSTLAKHQLIHSGVKPFSCDQCGKDFTQKSQLKSHQLLHTGVKPFSCDQCGKAFTQKSTLAKHQLLHTGVKPFSCDQCGKAFTQKSTLAKHQLIHSGVKPFSCDQCGKAFTQKSTLAKHQLIHTGVKPFSCDQCGKDFTQKSHLTSHQLIHSGVKTFSCDQCGKTFTQKSTLAKHQLIHTGVKPFSCDQCGKAFTQKSTLAIHQLIHSGVKPFSCDQCGKAFTQKSTLAKHQLIHTGVKPFSCDQCGKAFTQKIDLTSHQLIHSGVKPFNCDQCGKTFTLKSHLKSHQLIHSGVKPFNCDQCGKAFTLKSHLKSHQLIHSGVKPFHCDQCVKTFTQHEQLLIHQCPHSGRKRYHCDSCEKTFKRQQSLKCHQRIHTGHDVYACDHCGEPFVRYSQLKAHEVTHTGVKPYFCDQCGKRYSYIAYLKVHQRVHTGERPYRCDECKKTFRTLDSLKRHQQIHTRKKAFNQCHSEQNGTDGQNSQTCQHSANGEQCCFDQSGPTSNQQGTL
- the LOC127534325 gene encoding gastrula zinc finger protein XlCGF26.1-like isoform X3, which encodes MKSSQKKCKHSNGVRCQTSEEDKDGSATTAKRDESLSCEQCGKTFITATKLRIHKRIHTVDKPFSCDQCGKAFTTKGNLTSHELFHSGVKPFSCDQCGKAFTQKSDLTSHQLIHSGVKPFSCDQCGKTFTQKSTLAKHQLIHSGVKPFSCDQCGKDFTQKSQLKSHQLLHTGVKPFSCDQCGKAFTQKSTLAKHQLLHTGVKPFSCDQCGKAFTQKSTLAKHQLIHSGVKPFSCDQCGKAFTQKSTLAKHQLIHTGVKPFSCDQCGKDFTQKSHLTSHQLIHSGVKTFSCDQCGKTFTQKSTLAKHQLIHTGVKPFSCDQCGKAFTQKSTLAIHQLIHSGVKPFSCDQCGKAFTQKSTLAKHQLIHTGVKPFSCDQCGKAFTQKIDLTSHQLIHSGVKPFNCDQCGKTFTLKSHLKSHQLIHSGVKPFNCDQCGKAFTLKSHLKSHQLIHSGVKPFHCDQCVKTFTQHEQLLIHQCPHSGRKRYHCDSCEKTFKRQQSLKCHQRIHTGHDVYACDHCGEPFVRYSQLKAHEVTHTGVKPYFCDQCGKRYSYIAYLKVHQRVHTGERPYRCDECKKTFRTLDSLKRHQQIHTRKKAFNQCHSEQNGTDGQNSQTCQHSANGEQCCFDQSGPTSNQQGTL